The following are encoded in a window of Thunnus albacares chromosome 9, fThuAlb1.1, whole genome shotgun sequence genomic DNA:
- the zfr2 gene encoding zinc finger RNA-binding protein isoform X5: MAASNYFGFTHGAGPQYSTQPPQAYSHPSTASYSVQQAPAVAHAVTASYSPAPVQAARPVVSAPYPTYQSHQAPPDYAYRQPDPPAPPQPTTTPQTYQVYSDTQDNYSYGRPAAVTTYDNKQYYQTSIAPAQRTPTENYYQTVGVKSAYSPAPTTVYSQPPPPQRQVTALKPLAPSSSVSTSYNIYPVSTSVQQPPTPISSYTLGSTFSSSVSATSYSGISYSSYDSTGYTSTSTPSYYQPAQQTLSQPQPPPQQPQQPQQPQPPIQPPPKQLTSSSWSNSGSNMVTAPAGNTYKKPTFHQNKLQKPKGPPKQPQLHYCEICKISCAGPQTYREHLEGQKHKKKEAALKSGGQTGASNGPRGVQTQLRCELCDVSCTGVDAYAAHIRGAKHQKVVKLHTKLGKPIPSTEPVLVNSAPVITTSTAGKPPASTSAPASVSTTSSPAATPKQMAVNATAKTTAPVKKPAPSKITVISNKPASAPVAAASAVVVAAKVEEPMQQSVQKMESQSDDEDNDRAGGQGDIQPVGHDYVEEVRNDDGKVIRFHCKLCECSFNDPNAKDMHLKGRRHRLQYKKKVNPELPVEIKPSNRARKLQESKLKKQKQKAVLKRQRDDEQRWHMEMSDTSVPLSCRRYEEDMYWRRMEEEQMYWGEQRRRMAPPPLMSRPGMPVPPLLTCVRRPDSPDDRHIMAKHSTIYPVEEELQAVQRIVSHSERALKLVSDSLLEKETPEITTAATESGDEKGTENSGRLLKGVMRVGILAKGLLLRGDRNVELILLTAKKPTITLLKNIAKQLPKELATFSEDQYEVQAHPEEANIVILSSKEPKMQVTISLTSPLMREDPAAEKDKQAGGKAAEKGVAEKDPPDLLNKKKCLEYLAALRHAKWFQARANGLQSCVIIIRVLRDLCQRVPTWGKMPGWAMELLVEKVISSATGPLSPGEAMRRVLECISTGILLPDGPGLLDPCEKEPTDALESMMLQAREDITASAQHALRLLAFRQIHKVLGMESLPASKANARNRKRRRDVSDTGEGEGEGKKDKKEEAASA; this comes from the exons taCCCAGCCTCCCCAGGCCTACTCCCACCCCTCTACAGCCAGTTACAGCGTCCAGCAGGCTCCTGCTGTGGCTCATGCAGTGACCGCATCCTACTCTCCAGCCCCAGTCCAGGCAGCCCGGCCTGTGGTCTCTGCCCCTTACCCTACCTATCAGAGCCACCAAGCCCCCCCAGACTATGCCTACAGACAGCCAGACCCCCCAGCTCCCCCGCagcccaccaccaccccacagACGTACCAGGTATACTCGGACACG CAGGACAACTACAGCTACGGACGGCCCGCTGCCGTGACGACCTACGACAATAAACAGTACTATCAGACAAGTATAGCCCCAGCTCAGAGGACTCCCACAGAGAATTACTACCAGACTG TAGGAGTGAAGAGCGCTTACAGTCCAGCCCCCACCACTGTGTACAGCCAGCCTCCTCCACCCCAGAGGCAGGTAACAGCCCTGAAACCACTGGCCCCCTCCAGCTCTGTGTCCACTAGCTACAACATCTACCCAGTATCCACCAGTGTCCAGCAGCCTCCCACACCCATCTCCTCCTACACCCTCGGCTCCACGTTCAGCTCCTCTGTCTCAGCCACGTCCTACTCAG GCATTAGCTACTCCAGTTATGATTCAACCGGCTACACCTCCACATCCACCCCCTCCTATTACCAGCCGGCCCAGCAGACTCTCTCCCAGCCGCAGCCTCCTCCCCAGCAGCCACAGCAGCCCCAACAGCCCCAGCCCCCCATCCAGCCGCCCCCCAAGCAACTCACAAGCTCTTCCTGGAGCAACTCGGGCAGCAACATGGTGACAGCTCCGGCCGGAAACACTTACAAGAAACCCACGTTTCACCAGAACAAGCTGCAGAAGCCTAAAGGGCCTCCGAAGCAACCCCAGCTCCATTACTGTGAAATTTGCAAGATCAGCTGTGCGGGCCCGCAG ACGTACCGGGAGCATCTAGAGGGCCAGAAGCATAAGAAAAAGGAGGCAGCCCTGAAGTCTGGGGGGCAGACGGGGGCCAGCAACGGGCCCAGAGGGGTCCAGACCCAGTTACGCTGTGAGTTATGTGACGTCTCCTGCACTGGAGTGGACGCCTACGCCGCCCATATCCGCGGGGCCAAACACCAGAAG GTGGTGAAACTTCACACCAAGCTGGGCAAACCTATACCTTCAACGGAGCCGGTGTTGGTGAATTCTGCTCCGGTTATCACAACCTCGACAGCTGGGAAACCTCCAGCCTCCACCTCCGCTCCTGCCTCGGTCTCAACCACTTCATCTCCTGCTGCTACACCCAAACAGATGGCTGTAAACGCCACGGCTAAAACAACAGCACCAGTCAAGAAACCAGCTCCTTCCAAAATAACTGTCATTT CCAATAAGCCAGCCAGCGCTCCGGTAGCAGCAGCATCAGCGGTGGTGGTAGCAGCGAAGGTGGAGGAGCCGATGCAACAGTCAGTTCAGAAGATGGAGTCTCAGAGTGACGACGAGGACAACGACAGAGCCGGGGGCCAGGGAGACATTCAGCCAGTCGGACACGACTATGTAGAGGAG gtTCGTAACGATGACGGCAAAGTGATCCGATTCCACTGTAAATTGTGTGAATGTAGCTTCAACGACCCAAACGCTAAAGACATGCACCTGAAGGGAAGAAGACACAGACTGCAGTACAAA AAGAAAGTGAATCCAGAGCTTCCTGTGGAGATCAAGCCCAGTAACCGGGCCAGGAAGCTGCAGGAGAGCAAActgaagaagcagaagcagaaggcGGTgctgaagagacagagagacgaTGAGCAGCGCTGGCACATGGAGATGAG TGACACATCCGTCCCCCTCTCCTGCAGGAGATATGAGGAGGACATGTATTGGagaaggatggaggaggagcagaTGTACTGGGGGGAGCAGAGACGCAGGATGGCTCCTCCACCACTGATGAGTCGCCCGGGTATGCCTGTCCCCCCTCTACTG ACATGTGTGCGGCGGCCTGACTCCCCGGACGACCGCCACATCATGGCTAAACACTCCACCATTTACCcggtggaggaggagctgcaggcTGTTCAGAGGATTGTCTCCCACTCTGAGAGAGCCCTAAAACTGGTGTCCGACTCCCTGCTGGAGAAGGAGACACCAGAAattactactgctgctactgaaAGTGGAGACGAAAAGGG TACTGAGAACTCAGGACGGCTGCTAAAAGGCGTGATGAGGGTGGGCATCCTGGCCAAAGGCCTGCTGCTTCGTGGAGACAGAAATGTTGAACTCATCCTGCTGACCGCTAAGAAACCCACCATCACTTTACTGAAGAACATCGCTAAGCAGTTGCCCAAGGAACTGGCG ACATTTTCTGAAGATCAGTATGAGGTGCAGGCTCACCCCGAGGAGGCGAACATCGTGATATTATCAAGCAAGGAGCCCAAAATGCAGGTGACCATTTCTCTCACCTCGCCGCTGATGAGGGAGGACCCTGCTGCTGAGAAGGACAAGCAGGCAGGAGGAAAAGCGGCTGAGAAAG GTGTGGCTGAGAAGGACCCTCCTGATCTTCTGAATAAGAAGAAATGTCTGGAATACCTGGCTGCTCTCCGTCACGCCAAATGGTTTCAG GCTCGCGCCAACGGGCTGCAGTCCTGTGTGATCATCATTCGGGTGCTGAGAGATTTATGTCAGCGAGTGCCCACTTGGGGGAAGATGCCCGGCTGG GCAATGGAGCTGCTGGTGGAGAAGGTCATCAGCAGCGCTACAGGCCCGCTCAGCCCGGGGGAGGCCATGCGCAGGGTGCTGGAGTGCATCTCCACAGGCATCCTGCTGCCAG ACGGACCAGGTTTGCTCGACCCCTGTGAGAAAGAGCCGACAGACGCTTTGGAAAGCATGATGCTTCAAGCCAGAGAGGACATCACCGCCAGTGCGCAG CATGCACTACGGCTGCTCGCTTTCCGTCAGATCCACAAGGTTCTGGGCATGGAGTCCCTGCCTGCGTCCAAAGCCAACGCTCGCAACCGCAAGCGGCGACGGGACGTCAGCGACACAGGcgaaggggagggggagggcaaaaaagacaagaaagaggaAGCAGCGAGCGCTTGA
- the zfr2 gene encoding zinc finger RNA-binding protein isoform X10, with product MAASNYFGFTHGAGPQYSTQPPQAYSHPSTASYSVQQAPAVAHAVTASYSPAPVQAARPVVSAPYPTYQSHQAPPDYAYRQPDPPAPPQPTTTPQTYQVYSDTDNYSYGRPAAVTTYDNKQYYQTSIAPAQRTPTENYYQTGVKSAYSPAPTTVYSQPPPPQRQVTALKPLAPSSSVSTSYNIYPVSTSVQQPPTPISSYTLGSTFSSSVSATSYSGISYSSYDSTGYTSTSTPSYYQPAQQTLSQPQPPPQQPQQPQQPQPPIQPPPKQLTSSSWSNSGSNMVTAPAGNTYKKPTFHQNKLQKPKGPPKQPQLHYCEICKISCAGPQTYREHLEGQKHKKKEAALKSGGQTGASNGPRGVQTQLRCELCDVSCTGVDAYAAHIRGAKHQKVVKLHTKLGKPIPSTEPVLVNSAPVITTSTAGKPPASTSAPASVSTTSSPAATPKQMAVNATAKTTAPVKKPAPSKITVISNKPASAPVAAASAVVVAAKVEEPMQQSVQKMESQSDDEDNDRAGGQGDIQPVGHDYVEEVRNDDGKVIRFHCKLCECSFNDPNAKDMHLKGRRHRLQYKKKVNPELPVEIKPSNRARKLQESKLKKQKQKAVLKRQRDDEQRWHMEMRRYEEDMYWRRMEEEQMYWGEQRRRMAPPPLMSRPGMPVPPLLTCVRRPDSPDDRHIMAKHSTIYPVEEELQAVQRIVSHSERALKLVSDSLLEKETPEITTAATESGDEKGTENSGRLLKGVMRVGILAKGLLLRGDRNVELILLTAKKPTITLLKNIAKQLPKELATFSEDQYEVQAHPEEANIVILSSKEPKMQVTISLTSPLMREDPAAEKDKQAGGKAAEKGVAEKDPPDLLNKKKCLEYLAALRHAKWFQARANGLQSCVIIIRVLRDLCQRVPTWGKMPGWAMELLVEKVISSATGPLSPGEAMRRVLECISTGILLPDGPGLLDPCEKEPTDALESMMLQAREDITASAQHALRLLAFRQIHKVLGMESLPASKANARNRKRRRDVSDTGEGEGEGKKDKKEEAASA from the exons taCCCAGCCTCCCCAGGCCTACTCCCACCCCTCTACAGCCAGTTACAGCGTCCAGCAGGCTCCTGCTGTGGCTCATGCAGTGACCGCATCCTACTCTCCAGCCCCAGTCCAGGCAGCCCGGCCTGTGGTCTCTGCCCCTTACCCTACCTATCAGAGCCACCAAGCCCCCCCAGACTATGCCTACAGACAGCCAGACCCCCCAGCTCCCCCGCagcccaccaccaccccacagACGTACCAGGTATACTCGGACACG GACAACTACAGCTACGGACGGCCCGCTGCCGTGACGACCTACGACAATAAACAGTACTATCAGACAAGTATAGCCCCAGCTCAGAGGACTCCCACAGAGAATTACTACCAGACTG GAGTGAAGAGCGCTTACAGTCCAGCCCCCACCACTGTGTACAGCCAGCCTCCTCCACCCCAGAGGCAGGTAACAGCCCTGAAACCACTGGCCCCCTCCAGCTCTGTGTCCACTAGCTACAACATCTACCCAGTATCCACCAGTGTCCAGCAGCCTCCCACACCCATCTCCTCCTACACCCTCGGCTCCACGTTCAGCTCCTCTGTCTCAGCCACGTCCTACTCAG GCATTAGCTACTCCAGTTATGATTCAACCGGCTACACCTCCACATCCACCCCCTCCTATTACCAGCCGGCCCAGCAGACTCTCTCCCAGCCGCAGCCTCCTCCCCAGCAGCCACAGCAGCCCCAACAGCCCCAGCCCCCCATCCAGCCGCCCCCCAAGCAACTCACAAGCTCTTCCTGGAGCAACTCGGGCAGCAACATGGTGACAGCTCCGGCCGGAAACACTTACAAGAAACCCACGTTTCACCAGAACAAGCTGCAGAAGCCTAAAGGGCCTCCGAAGCAACCCCAGCTCCATTACTGTGAAATTTGCAAGATCAGCTGTGCGGGCCCGCAG ACGTACCGGGAGCATCTAGAGGGCCAGAAGCATAAGAAAAAGGAGGCAGCCCTGAAGTCTGGGGGGCAGACGGGGGCCAGCAACGGGCCCAGAGGGGTCCAGACCCAGTTACGCTGTGAGTTATGTGACGTCTCCTGCACTGGAGTGGACGCCTACGCCGCCCATATCCGCGGGGCCAAACACCAGAAG GTGGTGAAACTTCACACCAAGCTGGGCAAACCTATACCTTCAACGGAGCCGGTGTTGGTGAATTCTGCTCCGGTTATCACAACCTCGACAGCTGGGAAACCTCCAGCCTCCACCTCCGCTCCTGCCTCGGTCTCAACCACTTCATCTCCTGCTGCTACACCCAAACAGATGGCTGTAAACGCCACGGCTAAAACAACAGCACCAGTCAAGAAACCAGCTCCTTCCAAAATAACTGTCATTT CCAATAAGCCAGCCAGCGCTCCGGTAGCAGCAGCATCAGCGGTGGTGGTAGCAGCGAAGGTGGAGGAGCCGATGCAACAGTCAGTTCAGAAGATGGAGTCTCAGAGTGACGACGAGGACAACGACAGAGCCGGGGGCCAGGGAGACATTCAGCCAGTCGGACACGACTATGTAGAGGAG gtTCGTAACGATGACGGCAAAGTGATCCGATTCCACTGTAAATTGTGTGAATGTAGCTTCAACGACCCAAACGCTAAAGACATGCACCTGAAGGGAAGAAGACACAGACTGCAGTACAAA AAGAAAGTGAATCCAGAGCTTCCTGTGGAGATCAAGCCCAGTAACCGGGCCAGGAAGCTGCAGGAGAGCAAActgaagaagcagaagcagaaggcGGTgctgaagagacagagagacgaTGAGCAGCGCTGGCACATGGAGATGAG GAGATATGAGGAGGACATGTATTGGagaaggatggaggaggagcagaTGTACTGGGGGGAGCAGAGACGCAGGATGGCTCCTCCACCACTGATGAGTCGCCCGGGTATGCCTGTCCCCCCTCTACTG ACATGTGTGCGGCGGCCTGACTCCCCGGACGACCGCCACATCATGGCTAAACACTCCACCATTTACCcggtggaggaggagctgcaggcTGTTCAGAGGATTGTCTCCCACTCTGAGAGAGCCCTAAAACTGGTGTCCGACTCCCTGCTGGAGAAGGAGACACCAGAAattactactgctgctactgaaAGTGGAGACGAAAAGGG TACTGAGAACTCAGGACGGCTGCTAAAAGGCGTGATGAGGGTGGGCATCCTGGCCAAAGGCCTGCTGCTTCGTGGAGACAGAAATGTTGAACTCATCCTGCTGACCGCTAAGAAACCCACCATCACTTTACTGAAGAACATCGCTAAGCAGTTGCCCAAGGAACTGGCG ACATTTTCTGAAGATCAGTATGAGGTGCAGGCTCACCCCGAGGAGGCGAACATCGTGATATTATCAAGCAAGGAGCCCAAAATGCAGGTGACCATTTCTCTCACCTCGCCGCTGATGAGGGAGGACCCTGCTGCTGAGAAGGACAAGCAGGCAGGAGGAAAAGCGGCTGAGAAAG GTGTGGCTGAGAAGGACCCTCCTGATCTTCTGAATAAGAAGAAATGTCTGGAATACCTGGCTGCTCTCCGTCACGCCAAATGGTTTCAG GCTCGCGCCAACGGGCTGCAGTCCTGTGTGATCATCATTCGGGTGCTGAGAGATTTATGTCAGCGAGTGCCCACTTGGGGGAAGATGCCCGGCTGG GCAATGGAGCTGCTGGTGGAGAAGGTCATCAGCAGCGCTACAGGCCCGCTCAGCCCGGGGGAGGCCATGCGCAGGGTGCTGGAGTGCATCTCCACAGGCATCCTGCTGCCAG ACGGACCAGGTTTGCTCGACCCCTGTGAGAAAGAGCCGACAGACGCTTTGGAAAGCATGATGCTTCAAGCCAGAGAGGACATCACCGCCAGTGCGCAG CATGCACTACGGCTGCTCGCTTTCCGTCAGATCCACAAGGTTCTGGGCATGGAGTCCCTGCCTGCGTCCAAAGCCAACGCTCGCAACCGCAAGCGGCGACGGGACGTCAGCGACACAGGcgaaggggagggggagggcaaaaaagacaagaaagaggaAGCAGCGAGCGCTTGA
- the zfr2 gene encoding zinc finger RNA-binding protein isoform X1, which produces MAASNYFGFTHGAGPQYSTQPPQAYSHPSTASYSVQQAPAVAHAVTASYSPAPVQAARPVVSAPYPTYQSHQAPPDYAYRQPDPPAPPQPTTTPQTYQVYSDTQDNYSYGRPAAVTTYDNKQYYQTSIAPAQRTPTENYYQTVGVKSAYSPAPTTVYSQPPPPQRQVTALKPLAPSSSVSTSYNIYPVSTSVQQPPTPISSYTLGSTFSSSVSATSYSGISYSSYDSTGYTSTSTPSYYQPAQQTLSQPQPPPQQPQQPQQPQPPIQPPPKQLTSSSWSNSGSNMVTAPAGNTYKKPTFHQNKLQKPKGPPKQPQLHYCEICKISCAGPQTYREHLEGQKHKKKEAALKSGGQTGASNGPRGVQTQLRCELCDVSCTGVDAYAAHIRGAKHQKVVKLHTKLGKPIPSTEPVLVNSAPVITTSTAGKPPASTSAPASVSTTSSPAATPKQMAVNATAKTTAPVKKPAPSKITVISNKPASAPVAAASAVVVAAKVEEPMQQSVQKMESQSDDEDNDRAGGQGDIQPVGHDYVEEVRNDDGKVIRFHCKLCECSFNDPNAKDMHLKGRRHRLQYKKKVNPELPVEIKPSNRARKLQESKLKKQKQKAVLKRQRDDEQRWHMEMSDTSVPLSCRRYEEDMYWRRMEEEQMYWGEQRRRMAPPPLMSRPGMPVPPLLTCVRRPDSPDDRHIMAKHSTIYPVEEELQAVQRIVSHSERALKLVSDSLLEKETPEITTAATESGDEKGTENSGRLLKGVMRVGILAKGLLLRGDRNVELILLTAKKPTITLLKNIAKQLPKELATFSEDQYEVQAHPEEANIVILSSKEPKMQVTISLTSPLMREDPAAEKDKQAGGKAAEKGVAEKDPPDLLNKKKCLEYLAALRHAKWFQARANGLQSCVIIIRVLRDLCQRVPTWGKMPGWAMELLVEKVISSATGPLSPGEAMRRVLECISTGILLPGPTDIHGPGLLDPCEKEPTDALESMMLQAREDITASAQHALRLLAFRQIHKVLGMESLPASKANARNRKRRRDVSDTGEGEGEGKKDKKEEAASA; this is translated from the exons taCCCAGCCTCCCCAGGCCTACTCCCACCCCTCTACAGCCAGTTACAGCGTCCAGCAGGCTCCTGCTGTGGCTCATGCAGTGACCGCATCCTACTCTCCAGCCCCAGTCCAGGCAGCCCGGCCTGTGGTCTCTGCCCCTTACCCTACCTATCAGAGCCACCAAGCCCCCCCAGACTATGCCTACAGACAGCCAGACCCCCCAGCTCCCCCGCagcccaccaccaccccacagACGTACCAGGTATACTCGGACACG CAGGACAACTACAGCTACGGACGGCCCGCTGCCGTGACGACCTACGACAATAAACAGTACTATCAGACAAGTATAGCCCCAGCTCAGAGGACTCCCACAGAGAATTACTACCAGACTG TAGGAGTGAAGAGCGCTTACAGTCCAGCCCCCACCACTGTGTACAGCCAGCCTCCTCCACCCCAGAGGCAGGTAACAGCCCTGAAACCACTGGCCCCCTCCAGCTCTGTGTCCACTAGCTACAACATCTACCCAGTATCCACCAGTGTCCAGCAGCCTCCCACACCCATCTCCTCCTACACCCTCGGCTCCACGTTCAGCTCCTCTGTCTCAGCCACGTCCTACTCAG GCATTAGCTACTCCAGTTATGATTCAACCGGCTACACCTCCACATCCACCCCCTCCTATTACCAGCCGGCCCAGCAGACTCTCTCCCAGCCGCAGCCTCCTCCCCAGCAGCCACAGCAGCCCCAACAGCCCCAGCCCCCCATCCAGCCGCCCCCCAAGCAACTCACAAGCTCTTCCTGGAGCAACTCGGGCAGCAACATGGTGACAGCTCCGGCCGGAAACACTTACAAGAAACCCACGTTTCACCAGAACAAGCTGCAGAAGCCTAAAGGGCCTCCGAAGCAACCCCAGCTCCATTACTGTGAAATTTGCAAGATCAGCTGTGCGGGCCCGCAG ACGTACCGGGAGCATCTAGAGGGCCAGAAGCATAAGAAAAAGGAGGCAGCCCTGAAGTCTGGGGGGCAGACGGGGGCCAGCAACGGGCCCAGAGGGGTCCAGACCCAGTTACGCTGTGAGTTATGTGACGTCTCCTGCACTGGAGTGGACGCCTACGCCGCCCATATCCGCGGGGCCAAACACCAGAAG GTGGTGAAACTTCACACCAAGCTGGGCAAACCTATACCTTCAACGGAGCCGGTGTTGGTGAATTCTGCTCCGGTTATCACAACCTCGACAGCTGGGAAACCTCCAGCCTCCACCTCCGCTCCTGCCTCGGTCTCAACCACTTCATCTCCTGCTGCTACACCCAAACAGATGGCTGTAAACGCCACGGCTAAAACAACAGCACCAGTCAAGAAACCAGCTCCTTCCAAAATAACTGTCATTT CCAATAAGCCAGCCAGCGCTCCGGTAGCAGCAGCATCAGCGGTGGTGGTAGCAGCGAAGGTGGAGGAGCCGATGCAACAGTCAGTTCAGAAGATGGAGTCTCAGAGTGACGACGAGGACAACGACAGAGCCGGGGGCCAGGGAGACATTCAGCCAGTCGGACACGACTATGTAGAGGAG gtTCGTAACGATGACGGCAAAGTGATCCGATTCCACTGTAAATTGTGTGAATGTAGCTTCAACGACCCAAACGCTAAAGACATGCACCTGAAGGGAAGAAGACACAGACTGCAGTACAAA AAGAAAGTGAATCCAGAGCTTCCTGTGGAGATCAAGCCCAGTAACCGGGCCAGGAAGCTGCAGGAGAGCAAActgaagaagcagaagcagaaggcGGTgctgaagagacagagagacgaTGAGCAGCGCTGGCACATGGAGATGAG TGACACATCCGTCCCCCTCTCCTGCAGGAGATATGAGGAGGACATGTATTGGagaaggatggaggaggagcagaTGTACTGGGGGGAGCAGAGACGCAGGATGGCTCCTCCACCACTGATGAGTCGCCCGGGTATGCCTGTCCCCCCTCTACTG ACATGTGTGCGGCGGCCTGACTCCCCGGACGACCGCCACATCATGGCTAAACACTCCACCATTTACCcggtggaggaggagctgcaggcTGTTCAGAGGATTGTCTCCCACTCTGAGAGAGCCCTAAAACTGGTGTCCGACTCCCTGCTGGAGAAGGAGACACCAGAAattactactgctgctactgaaAGTGGAGACGAAAAGGG TACTGAGAACTCAGGACGGCTGCTAAAAGGCGTGATGAGGGTGGGCATCCTGGCCAAAGGCCTGCTGCTTCGTGGAGACAGAAATGTTGAACTCATCCTGCTGACCGCTAAGAAACCCACCATCACTTTACTGAAGAACATCGCTAAGCAGTTGCCCAAGGAACTGGCG ACATTTTCTGAAGATCAGTATGAGGTGCAGGCTCACCCCGAGGAGGCGAACATCGTGATATTATCAAGCAAGGAGCCCAAAATGCAGGTGACCATTTCTCTCACCTCGCCGCTGATGAGGGAGGACCCTGCTGCTGAGAAGGACAAGCAGGCAGGAGGAAAAGCGGCTGAGAAAG GTGTGGCTGAGAAGGACCCTCCTGATCTTCTGAATAAGAAGAAATGTCTGGAATACCTGGCTGCTCTCCGTCACGCCAAATGGTTTCAG GCTCGCGCCAACGGGCTGCAGTCCTGTGTGATCATCATTCGGGTGCTGAGAGATTTATGTCAGCGAGTGCCCACTTGGGGGAAGATGCCCGGCTGG GCAATGGAGCTGCTGGTGGAGAAGGTCATCAGCAGCGCTACAGGCCCGCTCAGCCCGGGGGAGGCCATGCGCAGGGTGCTGGAGTGCATCTCCACAGGCATCCTGCTGCCAGGTCCGACAGATATAC ACGGACCAGGTTTGCTCGACCCCTGTGAGAAAGAGCCGACAGACGCTTTGGAAAGCATGATGCTTCAAGCCAGAGAGGACATCACCGCCAGTGCGCAG CATGCACTACGGCTGCTCGCTTTCCGTCAGATCCACAAGGTTCTGGGCATGGAGTCCCTGCCTGCGTCCAAAGCCAACGCTCGCAACCGCAAGCGGCGACGGGACGTCAGCGACACAGGcgaaggggagggggagggcaaaaaagacaagaaagaggaAGCAGCGAGCGCTTGA